The window CCGAGACTCATTGGACTACCTCCACGGTTCGCGTTCTACGCGCACCCTGTCTGAGTTCGAGAATCTCCATCGCCGTCTCGGCGAACTGCTGGAGTTCGTGTCGCTCTTCGGCGTCGTACGTCCGCACTTCGTGGTCGATGAGGCACACTTGTCCGATGACGTGGCCGTCGCTGGTCGTCATGTTCGCGCCCGCGTACGAGCGGATGCCGAGGTTCGCGAGGTGAGGGTTCTCGCTAAACCGCTTGTCTTCTCTGAGGTCTTCGACGACCATCACGTCCTCCTGTAACATGCTGTGGGTGCAGATGGTCTCTTCGCGCGTGAGTCGGTCCCAGTCGCCGCCGTGACACGAGAGGATGTTCTCTTCGTCCGCTTCGACCAGACCGATGAACGCGATGGCCGTGTCGAAGTGACTCGCGATCAAATCTGTGAGTCGGTCGAAACTCTCCTCGATAGGGAGTTCGTCGATATCGTACTGTGCGAGTGCGTCCAGTCGTTCCTGCTCGTCGTCCGGTTTCAAGAAACTGACCTGCGCGCTGTGGTTGATGACGTCGTCGACGACGAACGTCAATCGGTCGTACGCGTCGGGTAAGTCTCGGTTGACGTACTCTAAGAGCACCTCCTCGAAGGATGCCGTGTCGATTTCTCCCGGTGACACGTCGGTGAACAGCACACACGGTGTCTGCGGTGCGGTCTGTCTGATTGCCTGAGCGATTTCGAGACCACTCCCACCGTCGAGTTCGTATCCCGTGACGACACAGACGACGGCCCGTTCGTCCAGTATCGTTCGGGCATCTTCGACAGACGTGGCTTCGACTGCCTCGAACGTCTCTTCGGCATCTATGGCGGCCGACACCTCGTCAATTCGACCCGCTGTATCGACGCACAAAATTGTCCGACTCATTGTTCACTCGAAAATTAGTGAATGTGTGTAAAGTTCTATGTGCCAAATTATCGCCCTCGATATTCAGGTCATTTAAGTGGTACACTGGCCGGTTTACCGTCGAATTCTGTCGGACCTCTCGACTCACCGACGACAGCGACCCTGAGCACTCTTTTTCTCCGAACCACCCGATTTTGTATCGCGCTATGTAGTTTATGGCGTCAGAATACGTGCCCTTTGGCTGCACACGGGACCGACCACGAACCAATATCTTCAACAACGACCACGACGGATTCGCTCTCATGAGCGACCTCGAAATCGAACGCGACTGCCCGGTCTGTGGCAACGACACGTTCTACCTCGCCGCCAGCATGCAGGTCCACCTCGGAAAGAAGACCAAGTGGCACTGTACGAACTGCGACTACGGCTACATCCACATCACGGACGACGTGGAGACCTACGCGAAAGCCGAAGCGTAAGAAAAAATCGAGTTTCGTTATTCTTCGTCGCCGAGCGACTGCCAGGAGAGTCGCGGGTTGCGTGCCGCAGACACCTGGTCGATGCGTCGGGCACTCGTCTTCGAGGGCGCTGTCTCCAGTGCCTCGTCCGAGTCGGCGTACGCGGCGTTGAACGCGTGTGCCAGGTCGTCGAGCGACGCCTTGTCCTCGACTTCCGTGGGTTCCGTGAGCATCGCCTCGGGGACGAGTTCGGGCCACTTCGTCGTCGGCGGGTGGACGCCGTAGTCGAGCATCCGCTTTGCCACGTCTGCGGCGTCGCGGTCACCCGACGTGGCCGCGAACTCGTGGTGGAACGGTCCGTACGGCACGTCGAGGTCGATTTGCGAGGCGAGGTAATTCGCGTTCAACACAGCCTTCGCGCTGGCGTCTGCGAGGCCTTCGTCGCCGAGACGGGCGATGTAGGCGTACGCCTTCACGAGCACCAACCAGTTGCCGGCGAACCCGTGGACTTTCCCGATGGACGACTCGGGTTCGTACTGTTCGTACCCTGCTGCCGTCTCGCGGACCATCGGACTCGGGAGATACTCGGCGAGTTCTTCGACGACACCGACCGGGCCAGCACCCGGTCCACCGCCGCCGTGGGGCGTCGCGAACGTCTTGTGGACGTTGTAGTGCATGATGTCGAAGCCCATGTCGCCGGGGCGAGCACGGCCGAGGAGTGCGTTGAAGTTCGCACCGTCGTAGTAGAGCAGTCCGCCTGCCTCGTGGACCATGTCCGCGATTTCGACGATGTCGCGCTCGAACAACCCGAGCGTATTCGGGTTCGTGAGCATGAGCGCGGCCGTCTCCTCGGAGATGGCGGCGTCGAGCGCTTCGATGTCGACGCGGCCATCCTCGTCAGAGGGGAGTTCGACCACGTCGTACCCCGCCATCGCGGCGGACGCGAAGTTCGTCCCGTGGGCGGACGCCGGAATGATAATCTCCGAGCGGTCGTCGTCGCGGGCCTCGTGGTACGCTTTCGCGATGAGGATGCCGGTGAATTCACCTGCGGCACCGGCCGGCGGTTGGAGCGTCACGGCGTCCATGCCGCCGATGTCGGCGAGGTGCTCCTGGAGTCCGTGGAGGAGGCCGAGCGTCCCTTGGACCGTTCGGTCAGACCGGTCGGGGTGAACCGCCGCGCGGGCGTCGCCAGCGACGTCCTCGGTGAACGACGGATTGTACTTCATCGTACACGACCCCAGTGGGTACGGTCCCAGTTCGACGCTGTAGTTCATCTGCGACAGGCGGGTGTAGTGCCGCGCCAGTTGGGGTTCCGAGAGTCCCGGCAGCGTGAGTTCGTCGCGAGTCAGGTCGTCGGGGAGGACGC is drawn from Haloferax litoreum and contains these coding sequences:
- a CDS encoding GAF domain-containing protein, whose protein sequence is MSAAIDAEETFEAVEATSVEDARTILDERAVVCVVTGYELDGGSGLEIAQAIRQTAPQTPCVLFTDVSPGEIDTASFEEVLLEYVNRDLPDAYDRLTFVVDDVINHSAQVSFLKPDDEQERLDALAQYDIDELPIEESFDRLTDLIASHFDTAIAFIGLVEADEENILSCHGGDWDRLTREETICTHSMLQEDVMVVEDLREDKRFSENPHLANLGIRSYAGANMTTSDGHVIGQVCLIDHEVRTYDAEERHELQQFAETAMEILELRQGARRTRTVEVVQ
- the gcvPB gene encoding aminomethyl-transferring glycine dehydrogenase subunit GcvPB, translating into MNFDQARFSRDDVYEPLLSEKDSTTVEVDADGVLPDDLTRDELTLPGLSEPQLARHYTRLSQMNYSVELGPYPLGSCTMKYNPSFTEDVAGDARAAVHPDRSDRTVQGTLGLLHGLQEHLADIGGMDAVTLQPPAGAAGEFTGILIAKAYHEARDDDRSEIIIPASAHGTNFASAAMAGYDVVELPSDEDGRVDIEALDAAISEETAALMLTNPNTLGLFERDIVEIADMVHEAGGLLYYDGANFNALLGRARPGDMGFDIMHYNVHKTFATPHGGGGPGAGPVGVVEELAEYLPSPMVRETAAGYEQYEPESSIGKVHGFAGNWLVLVKAYAYIARLGDEGLADASAKAVLNANYLASQIDLDVPYGPFHHEFAATSGDRDAADVAKRMLDYGVHPPTTKWPELVPEAMLTEPTEVEDKASLDDLAHAFNAAYADSDEALETAPSKTSARRIDQVSAARNPRLSWQSLGDEE
- a CDS encoding DUF7838 family putative zinc beta-ribbon protein, translating into MSDLEIERDCPVCGNDTFYLAASMQVHLGKKTKWHCTNCDYGYIHITDDVETYAKAEA